A DNA window from Kiritimatiellia bacterium contains the following coding sequences:
- the lgt gene encoding prolipoprotein diacylglyceryl transferase, which translates to MDPVCFTIGSRPIYWYGVLTALGFLGAVTHWNWLGRKQQRPPGFGSELAFWIMLAGIVGSRAAYVFSELEEFRGRWLAVVRIDQGGLIFYGGFLGAIAAVWFLARRRGEAFWSLSDFTISALPLGHAFGRIGCFMNGCCYGRPSALPWACPSHDALRHPTQLYEAAANLAIYIALLVLLRREGAEARPGRITGLYLMTYPAVRFAVEFLRGDPRMRWAGLSVAQWLSLAMILLGAALWTGIAQRWSRSPP; encoded by the coding sequence ATGGACCCGGTTTGCTTCACCATCGGCAGCCGCCCGATCTACTGGTACGGCGTGCTCACGGCCCTCGGCTTTCTGGGTGCGGTCACGCACTGGAACTGGCTGGGCCGGAAGCAGCAGCGGCCGCCGGGCTTCGGCTCGGAGCTGGCGTTCTGGATCATGCTGGCCGGCATCGTCGGCTCGCGCGCGGCCTACGTCTTCTCGGAACTGGAGGAGTTCCGCGGACGGTGGCTCGCCGTCGTGCGGATCGACCAGGGCGGGCTCATCTTTTACGGCGGCTTCCTCGGCGCCATCGCCGCGGTGTGGTTCCTGGCCCGGCGGCGCGGGGAGGCGTTCTGGTCGCTGTCCGATTTCACGATCTCCGCCCTCCCCCTCGGCCACGCCTTCGGCCGGATCGGCTGCTTCATGAACGGATGCTGCTACGGCCGGCCCTCCGCCCTTCCCTGGGCCTGCCCCTCGCACGACGCGCTCCGCCACCCGACGCAGCTCTACGAGGCCGCCGCCAACCTGGCGATCTACATCGCCCTGCTCGTCCTCCTGCGGCGCGAGGGCGCGGAGGCCCGGCCCGGCCGGATCACCGGCCTGTACCTGATGACCTATCCCGCCGTCCGGTTCGCCGTGGAGTTCCTGCGCGGAGACCCACGGATGCGTTGGGCGGGGCTCTCGGTCGCGCAGTGGTTGAGCCTGGCGATGATCCTGCTCGGCGCCGCGCTCTGGACGGGAATCGCGCAGCGATGGAGCCGCTCCCCGCCGTGA
- a CDS encoding RluA family pseudouridine synthase — MEPLPAVSAPSATGETGRLGFAGPPARLDGWLAAARPDHSRARWQDLIREGRVRVNGRPRKPGHLLKDGDAVEFDIPAPAPVDLKPEPIALDILFEDEHLLVLNKPPGLVVHPAPGHDAGTLVNALLHHCGPGFSVGGDQRPGIVHRLDRDTSGALVVAKTEAVLAGLAAQFKNREVRKQYLALAWGAPVPAEGTIETLVGRHPHHRQKMSARPRTGRPAVTHYETVQVLGPVSLLRVRIETGRTHQIRVHLAHRGHPVVGDTQYGRARPGVLPVEPGRQMLHAERLAFRHPVTGAELEFQAPIPPDLRGMLRALSRPAGE; from the coding sequence ATGGAGCCGCTCCCCGCCGTGAGCGCGCCGTCCGCCACCGGGGAGACCGGGCGACTGGGTTTCGCCGGGCCTCCCGCCCGGCTGGACGGCTGGCTGGCCGCCGCGCGGCCCGACCACTCCCGCGCCCGCTGGCAGGACTTGATCCGCGAGGGCCGCGTCCGCGTGAACGGCCGCCCGCGCAAGCCCGGTCATCTCCTCAAGGACGGCGACGCCGTCGAGTTCGATATCCCCGCGCCCGCGCCCGTCGATCTGAAGCCGGAGCCCATCGCGCTGGACATCCTGTTCGAGGACGAGCACCTCCTCGTGCTGAACAAGCCGCCGGGGCTCGTGGTCCATCCCGCGCCCGGCCACGACGCCGGCACGCTGGTCAACGCGCTGCTGCACCACTGCGGACCGGGCTTCAGCGTCGGCGGCGACCAGCGGCCGGGCATCGTGCACCGGCTGGACCGCGATACCAGCGGCGCGCTGGTCGTCGCGAAAACCGAGGCCGTGCTGGCCGGCCTGGCCGCCCAGTTCAAGAACCGCGAGGTGCGCAAGCAGTACCTCGCCCTCGCCTGGGGCGCGCCCGTCCCGGCCGAGGGCACCATCGAGACGCTGGTCGGCCGGCATCCGCATCATCGCCAGAAAATGTCCGCCCGGCCCCGCACCGGCCGCCCGGCGGTCACGCACTACGAAACGGTCCAGGTCCTCGGCCCGGTCTCGCTGCTGCGGGTGCGGATCGAAACCGGGCGCACGCACCAGATCCGGGTCCACCTCGCCCACCGCGGCCACCCGGTCGTGGGCGATACCCAGTATGGCCGGGCCCGGCCGGGCGTGCTGCCCGTCGAGCCGGGGCGCCAGATGCTGCACGCGGAGCGGCTGGCGTTCCGCCATCCCGTCACCGGCGCGGAACTCGAGTTCCAGGCGCCGATCCCGCCGGACCTGCGCGGGATGCTGCGGGCCTTGAGTCGGCCGGCCGGCGAGTGA
- a CDS encoding uracil-DNA glycosylase, producing MNKKAEPTDLRDGWLKLARELEEHLQQLRDEGVTEVEADPEQVRRIALPPVFPPPAAEESADVAAGLAAVAEKVRACTRCPLHATRTRTVPGQGSTAPEIMFIGEGPGADEDQQGLAFVGRAGQLLTKIIEAMGFTREQVFIGNIVKCRPPGNRVPMPEEMQTCLPYLREQIALLKPKVIVALGATAVKGLLDTQSGITRLRGQWMSYEGIDLMPTFHPAYLLRNPAGKKDVWEDMKAVLARLGREPPPRK from the coding sequence ATGAATAAAAAGGCCGAACCGACGGATCTCCGCGACGGCTGGCTGAAGCTGGCGCGCGAGCTGGAGGAACACCTGCAGCAGCTCCGCGACGAGGGCGTCACGGAGGTGGAGGCGGACCCCGAGCAGGTCCGCCGGATCGCGCTCCCGCCGGTGTTCCCGCCGCCCGCGGCGGAAGAGTCCGCCGACGTCGCCGCCGGGCTGGCGGCCGTCGCCGAAAAGGTCCGGGCCTGCACGCGCTGCCCGCTGCACGCCACGCGCACGCGGACCGTGCCGGGCCAGGGCTCGACCGCGCCGGAGATCATGTTCATCGGCGAGGGCCCCGGCGCGGACGAGGACCAGCAGGGCCTGGCGTTCGTCGGGCGCGCGGGCCAGTTACTGACGAAGATCATCGAAGCCATGGGCTTCACGCGCGAGCAGGTGTTCATCGGCAACATCGTCAAGTGCCGGCCGCCGGGCAACCGCGTACCGATGCCCGAGGAGATGCAGACCTGCCTGCCGTACCTGCGCGAGCAGATCGCGCTGCTCAAGCCGAAGGTCATCGTCGCCCTCGGCGCCACGGCCGTGAAAGGCCTGCTCGACACGCAGAGCGGCATCACGCGGCTGCGCGGCCAGTGGATGAGCTACGAGGGGATCGACCTGATGCCGACCTTCCATCCCGCCTACCTGCTGCGGAATCCCGCGGGCAAGAAGGACGTCTGGGAAGACATGAAGGCCGTGCTCGCGCGGCTCGGTCGCGAGCCGCCGCCGAGGAAGTAG
- a CDS encoding sugar phosphorylase: MKTYFASGIMERLRGRFERLYGNRADRCLSRLAMMIGRYGLGEEPVPPGPRWTEKDAWLITYADAIRAAGEKPLATLKRFLDRRLAGAINTAHLLPFFPSSSDDGFSVVHYRTVRPELGSWADIRALGESFGLMMDLVLNHVSRRSGWFLDYQAAVAPGRHYFIEADPAADWTAVMRPRSTPLLHPVETRGGTRHVWTTFSEDQVDLDYSNPDVLFELLDILLFYVSMGARVIRLDAIAYLWKKPGTPCIHLPETHEIVKLMRDFLALAAPRVLLLTETNVPHGENVAYFGNGDEAHLVYQFSLPPLILHALLRGDASALTRWAGELAAPPPGCTFLNFTASHDGIGVRPLQGLVPDGEIRWLENEVRARGGQVSHKRNADGSESPYELNCAWFSALSDPDPERHAARFLCSQAMMLALRGVPALYLNNLLAAPNDAEAVSRTGRARSINRRAWTEAEVQARLDDPGSPAARVFRALTDLLKSRAAQSAFHPDGEQRILDLGPAVFAVERTAPGGGGRVLALHNCSERTVEVRLPGDTGWKGMVGDPWAGPRPALRPYAFAWLVPA; this comes from the coding sequence ATGAAGACCTATTTTGCCAGCGGGATCATGGAGCGGCTGCGCGGGCGATTCGAGCGGCTGTACGGGAACCGGGCGGACCGCTGCCTTTCCCGGCTGGCCATGATGATCGGCCGGTACGGCCTCGGCGAGGAGCCCGTCCCGCCGGGCCCCCGCTGGACCGAAAAAGACGCGTGGCTCATCACGTACGCCGACGCCATCCGCGCCGCCGGCGAAAAGCCGCTGGCCACGTTGAAGCGATTCCTGGACCGGCGCCTCGCCGGCGCGATCAACACGGCGCACCTCCTGCCGTTCTTCCCATCCTCCTCGGACGACGGCTTTTCGGTGGTCCACTACCGCACCGTCCGGCCGGAACTCGGTTCCTGGGCGGACATCCGGGCGCTGGGCGAATCCTTCGGCCTGATGATGGACCTGGTGCTCAATCACGTCTCGCGCCGGAGCGGCTGGTTCCTGGACTACCAGGCGGCGGTCGCGCCCGGCCGGCATTACTTCATCGAGGCGGACCCCGCCGCCGACTGGACGGCGGTCATGCGGCCGCGCAGCACGCCGCTGCTGCACCCGGTCGAGACCCGCGGGGGGACGCGCCACGTGTGGACCACGTTCAGCGAGGACCAGGTGGACCTGGATTACTCGAACCCCGACGTGCTCTTCGAGTTGCTCGACATCCTCCTGTTCTACGTCTCGATGGGCGCGCGCGTGATCCGCCTGGACGCCATCGCCTACCTGTGGAAGAAGCCCGGCACGCCCTGCATTCACCTTCCGGAGACGCACGAAATCGTGAAGCTGATGCGCGATTTCCTGGCGCTCGCGGCCCCGCGCGTGCTGCTGCTGACCGAGACCAACGTCCCGCACGGGGAAAACGTCGCCTACTTCGGGAACGGCGACGAGGCCCACCTGGTGTACCAGTTCAGCCTGCCGCCGCTGATCCTGCACGCGCTCCTGCGCGGGGACGCCTCCGCGCTGACCCGCTGGGCGGGCGAGCTGGCCGCGCCGCCGCCCGGGTGTACGTTTCTCAACTTCACCGCCTCGCACGACGGCATCGGGGTCCGGCCGCTGCAGGGTCTGGTGCCGGACGGCGAAATCCGCTGGCTGGAGAACGAGGTCCGCGCCCGGGGCGGGCAGGTGTCGCACAAGCGGAACGCCGACGGCAGCGAAAGCCCCTACGAACTGAACTGCGCGTGGTTCAGCGCCCTCTCCGATCCGGACCCGGAGCGCCACGCCGCCCGGTTCCTGTGCTCGCAGGCCATGATGCTCGCGCTGCGGGGCGTCCCCGCGCTGTACCTGAATAACCTGCTGGCCGCGCCCAATGACGCCGAGGCCGTTTCGCGCACGGGCCGCGCGCGCTCCATCAACCGCCGCGCGTGGACGGAAGCGGAGGTGCAGGCGCGCCTGGACGATCCCGGGAGCCCGGCCGCGCGGGTGTTCCGCGCCTTGACCGATTTGCTGAAGAGCCGCGCGGCCCAGTCCGCCTTTCACCCTGACGGGGAGCAGCGGATCCTGGACCTGGGGCCCGCCGTGTTCGCCGTCGAGCGGACCGCGCCGGGCGGAGGCGGGCGCGTGCTGGCCCTGCACAATTGCAGCGAGCGAACCGTCGAGGTCCGCCTGCCCGGCGATACCGGGTGGAAGGGCATGGTCGGCGACCCGTGGGCAGGCCCCCGGCCGGCGCTGCGTCCCTACGCGTTTGCCTGGCTGGTCCCCGCCTGA
- a CDS encoding glycosyltransferase family 4 protein — MTAATENIGFISTRFAGTDGVTLEAYKWARVLEGEGHRGFWYAGRLETPPDVSQCAPEAFFGHPENLWINERIWGKTARTPLVTRRIREMTEYLKETLYDFLFRFDIRLMVLENVLAIPMHVPLGLALSELLSETHLPAIGHHHDFYWERSRFSVNAVNDYLDMAFPSRDRELQHVVINQAAQEELARRKAVPSLLVPNVLDFENPPPPTDGYASDVRAELGLGPDDIMILQPTRIVPRKGIGHAISLVQMLADKRCKLVISHEAGDEGTDYLETLVTYAKKAGVEVRFFATRVSDTRQVNSQGQKTYTLWDLYPHADLVTYPSFYEGFGNAFLEAVYFRKPVLVNRYDNFARDIEPKGFRCPVMEGYLTREIVAEVRRILEDPAYRQALAEHNYQVALRHYSYAVLRRRLRTLIINVRGLSNV; from the coding sequence GTGACCGCGGCGACGGAGAACATCGGGTTCATCTCGACCCGCTTCGCCGGCACGGACGGCGTGACGCTGGAGGCGTACAAGTGGGCCCGCGTCCTGGAGGGGGAGGGGCACCGCGGCTTCTGGTACGCGGGCCGCCTCGAGACGCCGCCGGACGTCAGCCAGTGCGCGCCCGAGGCCTTTTTCGGGCATCCCGAGAACCTCTGGATCAACGAGCGCATCTGGGGCAAGACCGCCCGCACGCCCCTGGTCACGCGGCGCATCCGGGAGATGACGGAGTACCTTAAGGAAACCCTGTACGACTTCCTGTTCCGCTTCGACATCCGGCTCATGGTGCTGGAGAACGTGTTGGCCATCCCCATGCACGTGCCGCTGGGGCTGGCCTTGAGCGAGCTGCTTTCCGAAACGCACCTCCCGGCCATCGGGCATCACCACGACTTCTACTGGGAGCGCAGCCGGTTCTCCGTCAACGCGGTGAACGACTACCTGGACATGGCCTTCCCCTCGCGCGACCGCGAGCTGCAGCACGTCGTGATCAACCAGGCCGCGCAGGAGGAGCTGGCCCGGCGCAAGGCGGTGCCGTCGCTGCTGGTGCCCAACGTGCTGGATTTCGAGAACCCGCCGCCGCCCACGGACGGGTATGCCTCCGACGTGCGCGCCGAGCTCGGGCTGGGCCCGGACGACATCATGATCCTGCAGCCCACCCGCATCGTCCCGCGCAAGGGGATCGGGCACGCCATCAGCCTCGTCCAGATGCTGGCGGACAAGCGCTGCAAGCTGGTTATTTCGCACGAGGCCGGCGACGAGGGCACGGATTACCTGGAGACCCTGGTCACCTACGCGAAGAAGGCCGGCGTGGAGGTGCGGTTCTTCGCCACGCGGGTCAGCGACACGCGGCAGGTCAACAGCCAGGGCCAGAAGACCTACACGCTCTGGGACCTGTATCCCCACGCCGACCTCGTCACCTACCCGAGCTTTTACGAGGGCTTCGGGAACGCCTTCCTCGAGGCCGTCTATTTCCGGAAGCCCGTCCTCGTGAACCGGTACGACAACTTCGCGCGCGACATCGAGCCCAAGGGCTTCCGGTGCCCCGTCATGGAGGGCTACCTCACGCGCGAGATCGTGGCCGAGGTGCGCCGGATCCTGGAGGACCCCGCCTACCGGCAGGCCCTGGCGGAACATAACTACCAGGTGGCCCTGCGGCATTACAGCTACGCGGTCCTGCGGCGGCGCCTGCGGACGCTGATCATCAACGTGCGGGGCCTCTCGAACGTATGA
- a CDS encoding mechanosensitive ion channel family protein, whose translation MDLIALLKEPVFLDLAAWRLGALFVCLLAALAAGKTGHFLAHRAAERLARAGRAVAAAAAGAAARSATFLALAIGLRAGLGFLALQGSLLNLADTTSRVALTAALGWLAYQSVDVAEAWFRHLAHRTTTRMDNVLLPLVRKSLRITVVILTVLQIATLLSDKPVTSLLAGLGVGGLAVALAAQDTIKNFFGSLVLLSDKPFEIGDRIVVDGFDGAVEEVGFRSTRLRTLEGHLVTLPNGELANKTIQNIGKRPHIRRVLDLGLPYDTPPEKVQRALEIVKELLKDHEGGRPEFPPRVFFNDFSSASLNLRVLYWYAPPDFWAYMAFTERLNLEILRRFGAEGIELAFPTQTLYLAGDPRRPLDAGAGRPSP comes from the coding sequence ATGGACCTGATCGCCCTGCTGAAGGAGCCGGTATTCCTCGACCTCGCGGCGTGGCGCCTGGGGGCGTTGTTCGTCTGCCTGCTCGCGGCCCTGGCCGCGGGGAAAACCGGCCACTTCCTGGCCCATCGCGCCGCGGAGCGCCTGGCCCGCGCCGGCCGCGCCGTCGCGGCGGCGGCGGCCGGCGCCGCCGCCCGGTCCGCGACCTTCCTGGCCCTGGCCATCGGGTTGCGCGCCGGCCTGGGCTTCCTGGCGCTGCAAGGATCGCTCCTGAACCTGGCGGACACGACCTCGCGCGTGGCGTTGACGGCCGCCCTCGGCTGGCTGGCCTACCAGTCGGTGGACGTGGCCGAGGCCTGGTTCCGCCACCTGGCCCACCGCACGACCACCCGGATGGACAACGTGCTGCTTCCCCTCGTCCGGAAGAGCCTGCGGATCACCGTGGTGATCCTGACCGTGCTGCAGATCGCGACGCTGTTGAGCGACAAGCCCGTCACCTCGCTGCTGGCGGGCCTCGGCGTCGGCGGCCTGGCCGTCGCGCTGGCGGCGCAGGACACGATCAAGAACTTCTTCGGCTCGCTGGTCCTGCTCTCCGACAAGCCCTTCGAGATCGGCGACCGGATCGTCGTGGACGGCTTTGACGGCGCCGTCGAGGAGGTCGGCTTCCGCTCGACGCGGCTGCGCACGCTGGAGGGGCACCTCGTGACGCTGCCCAACGGCGAGCTGGCCAACAAGACGATCCAGAACATCGGCAAGCGCCCGCACATCCGGCGCGTCCTGGACCTCGGCCTGCCGTACGACACGCCCCCGGAGAAGGTGCAGCGCGCGCTGGAGATCGTGAAGGAGTTGTTGAAGGACCACGAGGGCGGGCGCCCGGAGTTCCCGCCCCGCGTATTCTTCAACGACTTCAGCAGCGCCTCGCTGAACCTGCGCGTCCTCTACTGGTATGCCCCGCCGGACTTCTGGGCCTACATGGCCTTCACCGAGCGCCTGAACCTGGAGATCCTGCGCCGGTTCGGCGCGGAAGGCATCGAGCTGGCGTTCCCGACGCAGACCTTGTACCTGGCGGGCGACCCCCGGCGGCCGCTGGACGCGGGGGCCGGGAGGCCATCCCCGTGA
- a CDS encoding peptidase dimerization domain-containing protein — protein MNTIDAILDSLPGLQAAAGALREQLLANLVMIGEIPAPTGHEQARVEFLLQRFAEGGLQHCSTDEIHNGAGLLPGTEGQRTLLLAAYADTAVPDDTEQTIEVETDRVVGPFVVDNCIALAALATLPALLEKAGVRLRSNVLFLAAARSYGRGNLEGLKFFLDHAASPVHAGLCVEGVQLGRLNYACLGMLRGEITCRLPDEYNWAQHGATGSIIPMNDVITRINRIAVPRRPFTSVVLGMIHGGISHQNIARQTTLGLEIRSESAEILQQLRDQIEDIAEELSAQSGVVVTADFFARRAPGGLDRAHPLVRAGHAVLSRLGLAPMTYLTTSGLSAFAARRIPALTLGVTTGERLGRLDEFDEACAIGPMATGLAQLAGLLLAADGDPADEPA, from the coding sequence ATGAACACGATCGACGCCATACTGGATTCGCTGCCCGGGCTCCAGGCCGCGGCCGGGGCCCTGCGCGAGCAACTGCTCGCCAACCTCGTCATGATCGGCGAGATCCCCGCGCCGACGGGCCACGAGCAGGCGCGCGTGGAGTTCCTCCTGCAGCGCTTCGCCGAGGGCGGGCTACAGCACTGCTCCACGGACGAGATCCATAACGGCGCGGGCCTGCTGCCCGGCACGGAGGGGCAGCGCACCCTCCTGCTGGCGGCCTATGCCGACACCGCCGTCCCCGACGACACGGAGCAGACCATCGAGGTGGAGACCGACCGCGTCGTGGGCCCCTTCGTCGTGGACAACTGCATCGCCCTGGCGGCCCTGGCCACCCTCCCCGCCCTGCTGGAAAAAGCGGGCGTCCGCCTCCGTTCCAACGTGCTGTTCCTCGCCGCCGCCCGCAGCTATGGCCGAGGGAACCTGGAGGGCCTGAAGTTCTTCCTGGACCACGCCGCTTCGCCCGTCCACGCCGGGCTTTGCGTGGAGGGCGTTCAGCTCGGGCGCCTGAACTACGCCTGCCTCGGCATGCTTCGCGGGGAGATCACCTGCCGCCTGCCGGACGAATACAACTGGGCCCAGCACGGGGCCACCGGGTCGATCATCCCGATGAACGACGTCATCACGCGCATCAACCGCATCGCGGTGCCCCGGCGCCCCTTCACCAGCGTCGTGCTGGGCATGATCCACGGCGGCATCTCCCACCAGAATATCGCCCGGCAGACCACGCTGGGCCTCGAGATCCGCAGCGAGTCCGCGGAAATCCTCCAGCAGCTCCGGGATCAGATCGAGGACATCGCCGAGGAGCTCTCCGCGCAATCCGGCGTCGTCGTCACGGCCGACTTCTTCGCACGGCGCGCGCCGGGCGGCCTGGACCGGGCCCACCCGCTCGTCCGCGCCGGGCACGCCGTGCTGTCCCGGCTGGGCCTGGCGCCGATGACCTACCTCACCACCTCCGGCTTGAGCGCCTTCGCAGCCCGCCGCATCCCCGCCCTGACGCTGGGCGTCACCACGGGCGAGCGGCTGGGCCGGCTGGACGAGTTCGATGAGGCCTGCGCCATCGGGCCGATGGCAACGGGCCTGGCGCAACTGGCCGGCCTCCTGCTGGCCGCGGATGGAGACCCTGCCGATGAACCCGCCTGA
- a CDS encoding glucosyl-3-phosphoglycerate synthase, translating to MNPPDWLSRNTYHHSAFRDLKLLVDEKERQGLRVSLCIPTLNEEKTIGKEVVLLRSELMSRYPLLDEIAVIDSGSTDRTREVAASFGADVYAAADILPGEGTKQGKGENLWKAIYQLRGDILVYVDADIKNIRPHFAYGLIGPLIRRPEVQYVKAFYDRPLAGAGGLRPSGGGRVTEILIRPLFSLFFPDLAALIQPLSGEYAVRRGILERLSFPIGYGVETAHLMDVYREHGLGVFAQTDLDRRVHRNQATRDLGRMAFGILQTFLSRLQPADAAAALPEMHSALRQFQARDNAYEQVEHLIVEEERPPMITLPAYRRRRGLEP from the coding sequence ATGAACCCGCCTGACTGGCTGTCGCGCAACACCTACCACCATTCCGCTTTCCGGGATCTCAAGCTGCTGGTCGACGAGAAGGAGCGGCAGGGGCTTCGCGTCTCGCTGTGCATCCCCACACTCAACGAGGAAAAGACCATCGGCAAGGAAGTGGTCCTCCTGCGGTCGGAGCTCATGAGCCGGTACCCGCTGCTCGACGAGATCGCCGTGATCGACTCGGGCTCCACGGATCGTACCCGGGAAGTCGCCGCCTCCTTCGGCGCGGACGTCTATGCCGCGGCGGACATCCTGCCCGGGGAGGGCACGAAACAGGGCAAGGGGGAAAACCTCTGGAAGGCCATCTACCAGCTCCGCGGCGACATCCTCGTGTACGTGGACGCCGACATCAAGAACATCCGGCCGCATTTCGCCTACGGGCTGATCGGCCCGCTCATCCGGCGGCCCGAGGTGCAGTACGTGAAGGCCTTCTACGACCGCCCGCTGGCGGGGGCCGGCGGGCTCCGGCCCTCCGGCGGCGGCCGCGTCACCGAGATCCTCATCCGCCCGCTGTTCTCCCTGTTCTTCCCGGACCTGGCGGCGCTGATCCAGCCGCTCTCCGGCGAGTACGCCGTGCGCCGCGGGATCCTGGAGCGGCTGTCCTTCCCCATCGGCTACGGCGTCGAGACCGCGCACCTGATGGACGTGTACCGCGAGCACGGGCTCGGGGTCTTCGCGCAGACGGACCTGGACCGCCGGGTCCACCGCAACCAGGCCACGCGGGACCTGGGCCGGATGGCCTTCGGCATTCTCCAGACCTTCCTCTCCCGCCTGCAGCCCGCCGACGCGGCGGCCGCGCTTCCGGAAATGCACTCGGCGCTCCGGCAGTTCCAGGCGCGCGACAACGCGTACGAGCAGGTCGAGCACCTCATCGTCGAGGAGGAGCGCCCGCCGATGATCACCCTGCCCGCCTACCGGCGCCGCCGGGGGCTCGAGCCATGA
- a CDS encoding HAD family hydrolase, with translation MSDAWPPGARDELVRRLAARARPMAPMPTEAEPRQPALPGIRAVLFDVYGTLLISGTGDIGLAEEAARGPAMAGAFRAAGFPGVTDARGARAAGRFMELIREAHRERRAAGGEYPEVDIRDIWRDLVREAAAQGGLAAPAHALAIPRLAVEYESRVNPVWPMPGFEETLTALRAQGLALGIVSNAQFYTPLTFEALTGRDPEGWGFDPELCIWSFEHRRAKPDPWLFEQALRRLDREYGIAPPGTLVVGNDRLNDIAPAARLGCRTALFAGDRRSYRPRLGDPRCAGIEPDLVVAGLAPIAAGLDR, from the coding sequence ATGAGCGACGCATGGCCGCCCGGCGCGCGGGACGAACTGGTCCGCCGCCTCGCCGCCCGCGCGCGGCCCATGGCGCCCATGCCCACCGAGGCCGAGCCGCGGCAGCCGGCGCTACCGGGAATACGGGCCGTCCTGTTCGACGTGTACGGGACCCTGCTGATCTCCGGCACGGGCGATATCGGCCTCGCGGAGGAAGCCGCCCGCGGGCCGGCCATGGCCGGGGCCTTCCGCGCGGCCGGCTTTCCCGGCGTGACGGACGCCCGGGGCGCGCGGGCCGCCGGCCGCTTCATGGAACTCATCCGGGAGGCGCACCGCGAACGGCGGGCGGCGGGCGGCGAGTATCCCGAGGTGGACATCCGGGACATCTGGCGCGACCTGGTGCGCGAAGCCGCGGCGCAGGGGGGCCTCGCCGCGCCGGCGCACGCGCTGGCCATCCCGCGCCTGGCGGTCGAATACGAGAGCCGCGTCAACCCGGTGTGGCCCATGCCCGGCTTCGAGGAGACGCTGACCGCGCTGCGGGCGCAGGGCCTGGCCCTCGGCATCGTCTCCAACGCCCAGTTCTACACGCCGCTGACGTTCGAGGCGCTGACGGGCCGCGATCCCGAGGGCTGGGGCTTCGATCCGGAACTCTGCATCTGGTCCTTCGAGCACCGGCGGGCCAAGCCGGACCCATGGCTGTTCGAGCAAGCGCTCCGCCGCCTCGATCGGGAATACGGCATCGCCCCCCCCGGAACGCTGGTCGTCGGGAACGACCGGCTCAACGACATCGCGCCCGCCGCGCGGCTGGGCTGCCGGACGGCGCTCTTTGCCGGCGACCGCCGCTCCTACCGCCCGCGGCTAGGCGATCCCCGGTGCGCCGGGATCGAGCCCGACCTGGTCGTGGCCGGCCTCGCGCCGATCGCGGCCGGCCTGGACAGGTAG
- the gcvH gene encoding glycine cleavage system protein GcvH codes for MSVPRELRYTRTHEWARLAGGVLTVGITDFAQHQLSDLTYVELPEAGDEVGAGDEVAVVESVKAASDIYAPCDGVITEVNPALPDRPEIINRDPYGEGWLFKMRLAADADFETLLDPDQYEELLPGSED; via the coding sequence ATGAGTGTGCCCCGCGAACTGCGTTATACCCGGACCCACGAATGGGCCCGCCTGGCCGGCGGCGTGCTGACCGTCGGCATCACGGATTTCGCCCAGCACCAGCTTTCCGATCTGACCTACGTGGAGTTGCCGGAGGCGGGCGACGAGGTCGGCGCCGGCGACGAAGTGGCCGTCGTGGAATCCGTCAAGGCCGCCTCGGACATCTACGCGCCGTGCGACGGCGTCATCACGGAAGTCAACCCCGCGCTCCCGGATCGCCCCGAGATCATCAACCGCGACCCGTACGGCGAGGGCTGGCTCTTCAAGATGCGCCTGGCCGCCGACGCGGATTTCGAGACGCTGCTCGACCCCGACCAGTACGAAGAGCTGCTGCCCGGCTCGGAAGACTGA
- the lipB gene encoding lipoyl(octanoyl) transferase LipB: MFAHAFFLDRPLPFAEGVALQERLADARARDAIPDTVLFLEHTPVVTLGARGRTAHLKLSREELAARGIELAPASRGGDVTYHGPGQLVMYPILKLGAREADAHGYLFNLEEVGLRTAADFGVAARRRAGLNGIWTDAGKLAAIGFRIRRWVTMHGMSFNVDPDLAGFQTIVPCGLREPVTSLRALLGGRGPDLPAVRDRMAFHFGAVFQRPLSIRAGVPPP; encoded by the coding sequence ATGTTCGCCCACGCCTTCTTCCTGGACCGCCCGTTGCCGTTCGCCGAGGGCGTGGCGCTCCAGGAGCGGCTCGCCGACGCGCGGGCGCGCGACGCCATCCCGGATACCGTCCTCTTCCTGGAGCATACGCCCGTGGTCACGCTCGGCGCGCGCGGGCGCACGGCCCACCTGAAGCTGTCGCGGGAGGAACTCGCCGCGCGCGGCATCGAGCTGGCCCCCGCGAGCCGCGGCGGGGACGTGACCTACCACGGGCCGGGCCAGCTCGTGATGTACCCGATCCTGAAGCTCGGCGCGCGCGAAGCCGACGCCCACGGCTACCTCTTCAATCTCGAGGAGGTGGGACTGCGTACGGCGGCGGATTTCGGGGTCGCGGCCCGGCGGCGCGCGGGCTTGAACGGCATCTGGACCGACGCCGGCAAGCTGGCGGCCATCGGGTTCCGCATCCGGCGGTGGGTCACGATGCACGGCATGAGCTTCAACGTCGATCCCGACCTGGCCGGCTTCCAGACCATCGTCCCCTGCGGGCTGCGCGAGCCCGTGACCTCGCTCCGGGCCCTGCTGGGCGGGCGCGGGCCGGACCTTCCCGCCGTCCGCGACCGCATGGCCTTCCATTTCGGCGCGGTCTTCCAGCGGCCCCTGTCGATCCGCGCCGGCGTCCCGCCCCCGTAA